One Silene latifolia isolate original U9 population chromosome 4, ASM4854445v1, whole genome shotgun sequence DNA segment encodes these proteins:
- the LOC141653545 gene encoding protein NONRESPONDING TO OXYLIPINS 2, mitochondrial-like isoform X2 encodes MASKCGRFINRASLSSIRSSFAKQSAASSAKSSASPFPRFTFSRIPRELGGVASMMPLHNAVATARLMSCLSTTSRSCRALSQELGLSVPR; translated from the exons atggCGTCGAAATGCGGTAGATTCATCAACAGAGCATCATTATCATCCATCAGATCCTCTTTCGCTAAACAATCTGCTGCTTCCTCAGCTAAATCATCTGCATCTCCCTTCCCTAGATTCACTTTCTCCAG GATACCGAGGGAGCTGGGAGGCGTGGCGTCGATGATGCCGCTGCATAACGCTGTGGCGACGGCGAGGTTGATGTCATGCCTGAGCACTACTTCAAGGAGTTGCAGAGCTCTTTCTCAGG AGCTTGGTCTGTCGGTACCCAGGTGA
- the LOC141653545 gene encoding protein NONRESPONDING TO OXYLIPINS 2, mitochondrial-like isoform X3 gives MASKCGRFINRASLSSIRSSFAKQSAASSAKSSASPFPRFTFSRIPRELGGVASMMPLHNAVATARLMSCLSTTSRSCRALSQDEIDGT, from the exons atggCGTCGAAATGCGGTAGATTCATCAACAGAGCATCATTATCATCCATCAGATCCTCTTTCGCTAAACAATCTGCTGCTTCCTCAGCTAAATCATCTGCATCTCCCTTCCCTAGATTCACTTTCTCCAG GATACCGAGGGAGCTGGGAGGCGTGGCGTCGATGATGCCGCTGCATAACGCTGTGGCGACGGCGAGGTTGATGTCATGCCTGAGCACTACTTCAAGGAGTTGCAGAGCTCTTTCTCAGG ATGAGATTGACGGTACGTGA
- the LOC141653545 gene encoding protein NONRESPONDING TO OXYLIPINS 2, mitochondrial-like isoform X4 — MASKCGRFINRASLSSIRSSFAKQSAASSAKSSASPFPRFTFSRIPRELGGVASMMPLHNAVATARLMSCLSTTSRSCRALSQDKFDDS, encoded by the exons atggCGTCGAAATGCGGTAGATTCATCAACAGAGCATCATTATCATCCATCAGATCCTCTTTCGCTAAACAATCTGCTGCTTCCTCAGCTAAATCATCTGCATCTCCCTTCCCTAGATTCACTTTCTCCAG GATACCGAGGGAGCTGGGAGGCGTGGCGTCGATGATGCCGCTGCATAACGCTGTGGCGACGGCGAGGTTGATGTCATGCCTGAGCACTACTTCAAGGAGTTGCAGAGCTCTTTCTCAGG ATAAATTTGATGATTCGTGA
- the LOC141653545 gene encoding protein NONRESPONDING TO OXYLIPINS 2, mitochondrial-like isoform X5 — translation MASKCGRFINRASLSSIRSSFAKQSAASSAKSSASPFPRFTFSRIPRELGGVASMMPLHNAVATARLMSCLSTTSRSCRALSQGT, via the exons atggCGTCGAAATGCGGTAGATTCATCAACAGAGCATCATTATCATCCATCAGATCCTCTTTCGCTAAACAATCTGCTGCTTCCTCAGCTAAATCATCTGCATCTCCCTTCCCTAGATTCACTTTCTCCAG GATACCGAGGGAGCTGGGAGGCGTGGCGTCGATGATGCCGCTGCATAACGCTGTGGCGACGGCGAGGTTGATGTCATGCCTGAGCACTACTTCAAGGAGTTGCAGAGCTCTTTCTCAGG GCACATAA
- the LOC141653545 gene encoding protein NONRESPONDING TO OXYLIPINS 2, mitochondrial-like isoform X1, translated as MASKCGRFINRASLSSIRSSFAKQSAASSAKSSASPFPRFTFSRIPRELGGVASMMPLHNAVATARLMSCLSTTSRSCRALSQGTLCRTSPDL; from the exons atggCGTCGAAATGCGGTAGATTCATCAACAGAGCATCATTATCATCCATCAGATCCTCTTTCGCTAAACAATCTGCTGCTTCCTCAGCTAAATCATCTGCATCTCCCTTCCCTAGATTCACTTTCTCCAG GATACCGAGGGAGCTGGGAGGCGTGGCGTCGATGATGCCGCTGCATAACGCTGTGGCGACGGCGAGGTTGATGTCATGCCTGAGCACTACTTCAAGGAGTTGCAGAGCTCTTTCTCAGGGTACACTCTGCCGTACCTCTCCCGATCTCTAA